A window of Esox lucius isolate fEsoLuc1 chromosome 18, fEsoLuc1.pri, whole genome shotgun sequence contains these coding sequences:
- the sec63 gene encoding translocation protein SEC63 homolog, with amino-acid sequence MAGQQFQYDDSGNTFFYFLTSFVGLIVIPATYYLWPRDQNAEQLRLKSLRRVHGRCLWYRLRLMRSQQSIIPTLKKAALLFGWAVFLLLAYKVSKLDREYQEYNPYEVLSLDQGASVSEIKKQYRLLSLKFHPDKGGDEDMFMRIAKAYSALTNDESRQNWETYGNPDGPRATSFGIALPAWIVDSKNSMLVLLVYGLAFMVILPVVVGTWWYRSIRYSGDQILINTTQLFMHFMYKTPNMNMKRLCMVLTAAFEFDPRSNKEATIRPTDNLEVPQLIRELGNINVKKKEPPFCYPYSLKARVLVLAHLARMEVSEDIEEDQRFVVKKSPALLQEMVNVGCQLTMMANSRGGFHAPRLVSIENCMKLTQMVVQGLQESKSPLLQLPHFEEEHLRYCISKKYKVRSLQDLVSLKDSDRRSMLRFLGEEKYDEVMAVLGSFPHITMETKLQVLDDEDSNNITAGSIVTVTVTLTRKRMAEVFEKEQDSSPCPGVVEEASTEDTVTPGDPSKNKVKVWQSKAKATKKTKQSKKKKLTKKKPLPLPASKAKQANGSAPGNDVVGVVKEEEEDEDASDKGSESEDGEGNKDSPSERDEESDKQSDTEVDEIAGDDEEEWEALQQSIQRRERALLETKSKVTHPVYSLYYPEEKHEWWWLYIADRRDQTLVSMPCHVCTLRDTEEVELKFPAPSKTGNYQYSVILRSDSYMGLDQIRPLKLEVHEAKAILDNHPQWDIPETEEEDEEQEDSDGIEESEEDDQDND; translated from the exons ATGGCCGGGCAACAGTTTCAGTACGATGACAGCggcaacacatttttctacTTCCTAACGTCCTTCGTTGGACTCATCGTCATCCCAGCCACATATTACCTCTGGCCAAGAGATCAGAATGCTG AGCAGCTGCGTCTGAAGAGCCTTCGAAGGGTGCACGGTCGTTGTCTCTGGTACCGTCTCCGTTTGATGAGGTCACAGCAGAGCATCATTCCAACACTGAA gaaagCAGCCCTGTTGTTTGGCTGGGCTGTGTTTCTGTTGCTGGCCTACAAAGTATCCAAACTGGACCGGGAGTACCAGGAGTATAACCCGTATGAGGTCCTCAGCCTGGACCAG GGAGCGTCTGTCTCCGAGATTAAGAAGCAGTACCGCCTCCTGTCCCTGAAGTTCCACCCTGACAAAGGAGGAGATGAAGACATGTTCATGAGGATCGCAAAGGCATACTCTGC GCTGACCAATGACGAATCAAGACAGAACTGGGAGACCTACGGTAACCCAGACGGTCCAAGAG CGACTAGTTTTGGCATCGCTCTGCCTGCATGGATAGTGGACTCCAAGAACTCAATGCTG gtGTTGCTGGTCTATGGTTTAGCCTTCATGGTCATCCTGCCTGTCGTCGTG GGGACATGGTGGTACCGGTCCATTCGTTACAGTGGAGATCAGATCCTCATTAACACCACCCAGCTCTTCATGCACTTCATGTACAAGACTCCTAACATGAATATGAAAC GGTTATGCATGGTGTTGACAGCAGCTTTCGAGTTTGACCCTCGCAGCAACAAAGAGGCCACCATACGACCAACAGATAACCTTGAAGTACCACAG ctgATCCGAGAGTTGGGAAACATCAATGTAAAGAAGAAGGAGCCCCCGTTCTGCTACCCCTACAGCCTAAAGGCCCGGGtcctagttctggcccacctggCCCGAATGGAGGTCTCAGAAGACATCGAAGAAG ACCAGAGGTTTGTCGTGAAGAAGAGCCCGGCTCTGCTCCAGGAGATGGTGAACGTGGGCTGTCAACTCACCATGATGGCCAACAGCAGAGGAG gtttCCACGCCCCCCGGCTGGTATCTATAGAGAACTGTATGAAGCTGACTCAGATGGTAGTTCAGGGTCTGCAGGAATCCAAGTCACCTCTCCTTCAGCTCCCTCACTTTGAAGAGGAGCACCTACGATACTGCATCTCTAAGAAG TATAAGGTGCGTAGCCTGCAGGATCTGGTCAGTCTGAAGGACTCTGACCGTCGGAGCATGCTCCGTTTCCTTGGCGAGGAAAAATATGATGAGGTTATGGCTGTTCTCGGCAGCTTCCCACACATCACCATGGAAACCAAGCTGCAAG TCCTGGACGATGAAGACAGCAATAACATCACAGCTGGGTCCATCGTCACGGTGACCGTAACTCTGACCCGGAAGAGAATGGCG gAGGTGTTTGAGAAAGAGCAGGATTCATCACCTTGTCCTGGGGTCGTAGAAGAGGCCAGTACGGAGGATACTGTCACG CCGGGAGACCCCAGTAAAAACAAAGTCAAGGTGTGGCAGAGCAAAGCGAAAGCTACAAAGAAGACAAAGCAGTCCAAAAAGAAGAAACTCACCAAGAAAAAGCCCCTCCCACTGCCGGCATCTAAAGCTAAACAGGCCAATGGGAGTGCACCAGGAAAT GATGTTGTTGGCGTggtgaaggaggaagaggaggacgaggacgCGTCAGACAAGGGCAGCGAATCAGAGGATGGCGAGGGGAACAAGGATTCTCCAAGTGAAAGAGACGAGGAGAGCGACAAACAGAGCGACACGGAGGTGGACGAGATTGCTGGGGACGATGAGGAG GAATGGGAGGCACTGCAGCAGAGCATCCAGAGGCGGGAGCGAGCGTTGCTGGAGACCAAGTCCAAGGTCACCCACCCTGTCTACAGCCTCTACTACCCGGAGGAGAAGCACGAGTGGTGGTGGCTGTACATCGCTGACCGCCGGGACCAGACACTGGTGTCCATGCCCTGCCACGTCTGCACGCTGAGAGACACGGAGGAG GTGGAGTTAAAGTTCCCGGCCCCATCTAAAACAGGGAACTATCAGTACTCTGTAATCCTGCGTTCTGACTCTTACATGGGTCTGGATCAGATCCGTCCCCTCAAG ctggAGGTGCACGAGGCCAAGGCGATACTGGACAACCACCCCCAGTGGGACATCCCAGAgacggaggaggaggatgaggagcagGAGGACAGCGACGGCATAGAGGAGAGTGAAGAAGATGACCAAGACAAcgactga
- the iyd gene encoding iodotyrosine deiodinase 1: MATLTAVFVAVLCVILAFLFKISQRKETKVGKAESVPTAKARPWVDEDLRDDTDIGPKDDNDGDWVESGEEEELCHVPYLGSRYPVEVMVQRSQDFYNLMNQRRSVRFISPEPVPRQVIDNVILTAGTAPSGAHTEPWTFVVVSDPEVKHQVRLVVEEEEEVNYRHRMGDKWVSDLQRLRTNWVKEYLDVAPYLVLVFKQTYGIAAGGKKKTHYYNEISVSISCGLLLAALQNAGLVTVTTTPLNCGPKLRLLLQRPANEKLLMLLPVGYPASNATVPDLTRKPLDDIVVHV, translated from the exons ATGGCCACGCTCACGGCTGTGTTTGTGGCTGTTCTATGCGTGATCCTGGCCTTTCTGTTCAAGATCTCCCAGAGGAAGGAGACCAAGGTAGGCAAGGCTGAGTCAGTGCCCACCGCCAAGGCCCGACCGTGGGTGGATGAGGACCTGAGGGATGACACAGATATTGGACCCAAAGATGACA ATGATGGGGATTGGGTTGAGAGtggtgaggaagaggagcttTGCCACGTGCCTTACTTAGGATCTCGTTACCCTGTAGAGGTCATGGTTCAAAGGTCGCAGGACTTTTACAACTTGATGAACCAGAGGAGGTCTGTCCGCTTCATCAGCCCAGAGCCTGTTCCACGACAGGTCATTGACAATGTCATCCTCACTGCAG GAACTGCCCCCAGCGGAGCCCACACGGAGCCATGGACCTTCGTGGTGGTGTCTGACCCAGAGGTCAAGCATCAGGTCAGGCTCgtggtggaagaggaggaggaggtcaaCTACCGACACCGGATGGGAGACAAGTGGGTCAGCGACCTTCAGAGGCTCAG GACTAACTGGGTGAAGGAGTATCTGGACGTAGCTCCGTACCTCGTGTTGGTGTTCAAACAGACGTACGGCATTGCAGCAGGAGGAAAGAAGAAGACTCATTACTATAACGAGATTAGCGTGTCCATCTCCTGTGGCCTGCTGTTGGCCGCACTGCAG AATGCAGGTCTAGTGACCGTGACGACAACACCCCTCAACTGCGGTCCCAAGCTCAGGCTCCTCCTTCAGCGGCCGGCCAATGAGAAGTTGCTGATGTTACTTCCGGTGGGTTACCCAGCCTCCAACGCCACCGTGCCTGACCTCACCCGCAAGCCTCTTGATGACATTGTGGTGCACGTGTGA